Proteins encoded in a region of the Streptomyces sp. NBC_00258 genome:
- the lepA gene encoding translation elongation factor 4 — MPATPNNVPEPSRTAPALLRNFCIIAHIDHGKSTLADRMLQLTGVVDQRQMRAQYLDRMDIERERGITIKSQAVRLPWAPTEDPGKTHILNMIDTPGHVDFTYEVSRSLAACEGTVLLVDAAQGIEAQTLANLYLAMENDLKIIPVLNKIDLPAAQPEKFSEELANLIGCQPEDVLKVSAKTGIGVDALLDRVVRDVPAPVGVKDAPARAMIFDSVYDSYRGVVTYVRVIDGQLNKRERIKMMSTGATHELLEIGVSSPEMTPADGIGVGEVGYIITGVKDVRQSKVGDTITSKDKGATEALGGYKDPKPMVFSGLYPLDGSDYPDLREALDKLQLNDAALVYEPETSAALGFGFRVGFLGLLHLDVIRERLEREFNLELIATAPNVVYRVIMEDGKEHTVTNPSEFPEGKIDKVFEPVVRATILAPSEFIGSIMELCQTRRGTLLGMDYLSEDRVEIRYTLPLAEIVFDFFDNLKSKTRGYASLDYEPTGEQDASLVKVDILLHGDRVDAFSAVTHKDAAYAYGVRLVAKLRELIPRQAFEIPIQAAIGSRVIARETIRAIRKDVLAKCYGGDISRKRKLLEKQKEGKKRMKMVGSVEVPQEAFIAVLSSDDSAGSGKGKK; from the coding sequence GTGCCCGCGACCCCTAACAATGTGCCCGAGCCGAGCCGTACCGCCCCGGCGCTGCTCCGCAATTTCTGCATCATCGCGCACATCGACCACGGCAAGTCCACGCTCGCCGACCGGATGCTCCAGCTCACCGGTGTGGTCGATCAGCGGCAGATGCGCGCTCAGTACCTCGACCGGATGGACATCGAGCGCGAGCGCGGCATCACGATCAAGTCCCAGGCGGTCCGGCTGCCCTGGGCCCCGACCGAGGATCCGGGCAAGACCCACATCCTCAACATGATCGACACCCCCGGGCACGTGGACTTCACGTATGAGGTGTCCCGGTCGCTCGCCGCCTGCGAGGGGACCGTTCTCCTCGTCGACGCGGCTCAGGGCATCGAGGCGCAGACTCTCGCCAACCTCTACCTGGCGATGGAGAACGACCTCAAGATCATCCCCGTACTGAACAAGATCGACCTTCCGGCCGCCCAGCCCGAGAAGTTCTCCGAGGAACTGGCCAACCTCATCGGCTGCCAGCCCGAGGACGTGCTCAAGGTCTCGGCGAAGACCGGCATCGGCGTGGACGCGCTCCTGGACCGGGTCGTCCGCGACGTCCCGGCCCCGGTCGGCGTCAAGGACGCCCCCGCCCGCGCGATGATCTTCGACTCGGTCTACGACTCCTACCGGGGCGTGGTCACGTACGTCCGTGTGATCGACGGCCAGCTCAACAAGCGTGAGCGCATCAAGATGATGTCGACCGGCGCCACCCACGAGCTTCTTGAGATCGGCGTCTCGTCCCCCGAGATGACGCCGGCCGACGGCATCGGCGTCGGCGAGGTGGGCTACATCATCACCGGCGTGAAGGACGTCCGTCAGTCCAAGGTCGGTGACACGATCACCAGCAAGGACAAGGGCGCCACCGAGGCCCTCGGCGGGTACAAGGACCCCAAGCCGATGGTCTTCTCGGGTCTGTATCCGCTGGACGGCTCGGACTACCCCGACCTGCGTGAGGCGCTGGACAAGCTCCAGCTCAACGACGCCGCCCTGGTCTACGAGCCGGAGACCTCCGCAGCCCTCGGCTTCGGCTTCCGCGTCGGTTTCCTCGGCCTGCTGCACCTCGACGTCATCCGTGAGCGCCTGGAGCGCGAGTTCAACCTCGAACTCATCGCCACCGCGCCCAACGTGGTCTACCGCGTGATCATGGAGGACGGGAAGGAGCACACGGTCACCAACCCGAGCGAGTTCCCCGAGGGCAAGATCGACAAGGTCTTCGAGCCGGTCGTCCGGGCCACGATCCTCGCTCCCAGCGAGTTCATCGGCTCGATCATGGAGCTCTGCCAGACCCGCCGCGGCACCCTCCTCGGCATGGACTATCTGTCGGAGGACCGGGTCGAGATCCGCTACACGCTCCCCCTCGCCGAGATCGTCTTCGACTTCTTCGACAACCTGAAGTCCAAGACCCGCGGGTACGCCTCCCTGGACTACGAGCCCACCGGCGAGCAGGACGCCTCGCTGGTGAAGGTCGACATCCTGCTGCACGGCGACCGCGTCGACGCCTTCTCCGCCGTCACGCACAAGGACGCGGCCTACGCGTACGGGGTAAGGCTCGTCGCCAAGCTGCGCGAGCTGATCCCGCGCCAGGCCTTCGAGATCCCCATCCAGGCGGCCATCGGGTCCCGGGTCATCGCCCGGGAGACCATCCGCGCCATCCGCAAGGACGTCCTCGCCAAGTGCTACGGCGGTGACATCTCGCGTAAGCGGAAGCTGCTGGAGAAGCAGAAGGAAGGCAAGAAGCGGATGAAGATGGTGGGCTCTGTGGAGGTTCCGCAAGAGGCCTTCATCGCCGTTCTGTCCAGCGACGACAGCGCCGGCTCGGGCAAGGGCAAGAAGTAG
- a CDS encoding AMP-dependent synthetase/ligase, translating into MSDTQTLIENRPPSVAALFLERVAATPDAEAYRYPVPAASGEGPDEWKSLSWAQAADRVYAIAAGLIELGVQPEQRVALASSTRVEWILADLGIMCAGAATTTVYPQTNAEESAFILADSESKVLIAEDAAQLAKARDKRGELPELTHVVVIDPAGVESSEWVLTLAELEVRGAAYLEKNPDLVKEKVGAITKDQLATLIYTSGTTGRPKGVRLPHDNWSYMAKAIAATGLVGQEDVQYLWLPLAHVFGKVLTSGQIEVGHVTAVDGRVDKIIENLPVVQPTYMAAVPRIFEKVYNGVAAKARAGGGAKYKIFQWAAGVSREYAKATQDNFRRTGTASAPFGISAKHKVADALVYAKIREAFGGNLRACVSGSAALAPEIGFFFAGAGIHILEGYGLTESSAASFVNPGEAYRTGTVGKPLPGTEVRIADDGEILLRGPGIMEGYHGLPEKTAEVLESDGWFHTGDIGELSPDGYLRITDRKKDLIKTSGGKYIAPAEVEGQFKAVCPYVSNILVHGADRNFCTALISLDEPSILGWAADNGLSGKSYAEVVAAPATVELIDGYVKTLNEGLQRWQTIKKFKLLPRDLDIEHGELTPSLKLKRPVVEREYKHLIDEMYAGSREA; encoded by the coding sequence GTGAGCGACACACAGACCCTGATCGAGAACCGTCCGCCGTCCGTGGCGGCCCTCTTCCTGGAGCGCGTGGCGGCGACGCCGGACGCGGAGGCGTACCGCTACCCGGTGCCGGCCGCCTCGGGCGAGGGCCCGGACGAGTGGAAGTCCCTGAGCTGGGCGCAGGCGGCCGACCGGGTCTACGCGATCGCGGCCGGTCTGATCGAGCTGGGAGTGCAGCCGGAGCAGCGTGTCGCGCTCGCCTCCTCGACCCGCGTCGAGTGGATCCTCGCCGACCTCGGCATCATGTGCGCGGGCGCGGCGACGACGACCGTGTACCCGCAGACGAACGCCGAGGAGTCGGCCTTCATCCTGGCCGACTCCGAGAGCAAGGTGCTGATCGCGGAGGACGCGGCGCAGCTCGCCAAGGCCCGGGACAAGCGCGGTGAACTGCCCGAGCTGACCCATGTCGTCGTGATCGACCCGGCCGGCGTCGAGTCGAGCGAGTGGGTCCTCACGCTCGCCGAGCTGGAGGTCCGCGGCGCCGCGTACCTGGAGAAGAACCCCGACCTGGTCAAGGAGAAGGTCGGGGCGATCACCAAGGACCAGCTGGCCACCCTCATCTACACCTCCGGCACCACGGGCCGTCCCAAGGGCGTACGGCTGCCGCACGACAACTGGTCGTACATGGCGAAGGCCATCGCCGCGACCGGTCTGGTCGGCCAGGAGGACGTCCAGTACCTGTGGCTGCCGCTCGCGCACGTCTTCGGCAAGGTGCTCACGTCCGGCCAGATCGAGGTCGGGCACGTCACCGCCGTCGACGGCCGCGTCGACAAGATCATCGAGAACCTGCCGGTCGTGCAGCCGACGTACATGGCTGCCGTGCCCCGCATCTTCGAGAAGGTCTACAACGGGGTCGCGGCCAAGGCGCGGGCCGGCGGTGGCGCCAAGTACAAGATCTTCCAGTGGGCGGCCGGCGTCTCCCGCGAGTACGCGAAGGCCACACAGGACAACTTCCGCCGCACCGGCACCGCCTCCGCGCCCTTCGGTATCTCGGCCAAGCACAAGGTCGCCGACGCGCTCGTCTACGCCAAGATCCGCGAGGCCTTCGGCGGCAACCTGCGGGCCTGCGTCTCCGGGTCGGCGGCCCTCGCGCCCGAGATCGGCTTCTTCTTCGCGGGCGCCGGCATCCACATCCTGGAGGGGTACGGACTCACGGAGTCGTCCGCCGCCTCCTTCGTGAACCCCGGTGAGGCGTACCGCACCGGCACGGTCGGCAAGCCGCTGCCCGGCACCGAGGTGCGTATCGCGGACGACGGCGAGATCCTGCTGCGCGGCCCCGGCATCATGGAGGGCTACCACGGGCTGCCGGAGAAGACGGCCGAGGTGCTGGAGTCCGACGGCTGGTTCCACACCGGCGACATCGGTGAGCTGTCCCCCGACGGCTATCTGCGCATCACGGACCGCAAGAAGGACCTCATCAAGACCTCGGGCGGCAAGTACATCGCGCCCGCCGAGGTCGAGGGCCAGTTCAAGGCCGTCTGCCCGTACGTCTCCAACATCCTCGTGCACGGCGCCGACCGGAACTTCTGCACCGCGCTCATCTCCCTCGACGAGCCGTCGATCCTCGGCTGGGCCGCGGACAACGGCCTGTCGGGCAAGTCGTACGCCGAGGTCGTCGCCGCCCCCGCGACGGTCGAGCTCATCGACGGCTACGTCAAGACGCTCAACGAGGGTCTCCAGCGCTGGCAGACCATCAAGAAGTTCAAGCTCCTCCCGCGCGACCTCGACATCGAGCACGGCGAACTGACGCCGAGCCTGAAGCTGAAGCGCCCGGTCGTGGAGCGGGAGTACAAGCACCTGATCGACGAGATGTACGCCGGGTCACGCGAGGCGTAG
- a CDS encoding response regulator yields MSTEGSTDERASILLVDDMEDNLIALEAVLGSLNEPLVRARSGEEAMKALLRQRFAVVLLDIRMPGMDGFETAANIKRLDQTKDVPIIFLTGTDSDAGYAFRGYATGAADYLTKPFDPWVLRAKVTVFLDLHRKNRQLERMLAREQAQFDELADRLRAIETHMATSDLKDVLELRSHIRHMEDLLREMRRGRGL; encoded by the coding sequence ATGAGCACTGAAGGCTCGACCGACGAGCGCGCCAGCATCCTCCTCGTGGACGACATGGAGGACAACCTGATCGCGCTGGAGGCCGTCCTGGGGTCCCTCAACGAACCGCTCGTACGCGCCCGTTCGGGCGAGGAGGCGATGAAGGCGCTGCTGCGCCAACGGTTCGCCGTCGTTCTGCTCGACATCCGGATGCCGGGCATGGACGGTTTCGAGACCGCCGCGAACATCAAGCGGCTCGACCAGACCAAGGACGTACCGATCATCTTCCTGACCGGCACGGACTCCGACGCGGGCTACGCGTTCCGCGGGTACGCGACCGGGGCCGCCGACTATCTCACCAAGCCGTTCGACCCCTGGGTGCTGCGCGCCAAGGTGACCGTCTTCCTCGATCTGCACCGCAAGAACCGGCAGTTGGAGCGGATGCTCGCCCGCGAGCAGGCGCAGTTCGACGAACTCGCCGACCGCCTGCGCGCGATAGAGACCCACATGGCGACCAGCGACCTGAAGGACGTACTCGAACTGCGCTCCCACATACGCCACATGGAGGACCTGCTCCGCGAAATGCGAAGGGGACGGGGTCTGTGA
- a CDS encoding HAMP domain-containing protein, producing the protein MSENSATHVLEDGQIRASDLRPLLAAMTAARDGDFSKVPESGHGMVAELVTVFNQILDRSLHFNSEAQRVRRELVRHGRLDERLSASPGQGHWTTRVNDVNQLLDALVAPAANATRVLDAVAGGDLTQRVDLHDGNRQLRGDLRRLGRTVNKMVDQLSLFTGEVTRVAREVGTEGRLGGRAKVTGLSGSWRDVTEAVNTMASRLTAQVRDIALVTTAVARGDLTRTVTVEATGELLELKLTVNTMVDQLSAFADEVTRVAREVGTEGQLGGRAQVRGVSGVWKDLTDNVNFMASNLTSQVRNIAQVTTAVANGDLSQKITVDAQGEILELKSTINTMVDQLSAFADEVTRVAREVGTEGNLGGRAQVRGVSGVWKDLTDNVNFMADNLTSQVRNIALVSTAVAQGDLGKKITVEAKGEILELKSTINTMVDQLSAFADEVTRVAREVGTEGNLGGQAQVRGVSGVWKDLTDNVNFMALNLTSQVRNIAQVTTAVANGNLGKKITVDARGEILELKDTVNTMVDQLRAFADEVTRVAREVGTDGRLGGRAQVLGVSGVWRDLTDNVNYMADNLTSQVRNIAQVATAVAQGDLSKKIDVDARGEILELKTTINTMVDTLSSFSSEVTRVAREVGSEGQLGGQARVEGVYGTWKRLTTNVNELASNLTTQVRAIAEVASAVAQGDMSRSITVETQGEVAELKDNINLMVANLRETTRAKDWLESNLARLAALMQGHRDLMEVADLILRELTPLVNAQYGAFFLADPEEDGASLHTAVPTKGLAFIAGYGSAQGATVDTGSMPVHGLVRQAAREKKRILVEEAPPDYIKINSGLGEAAPASVVIIPIPFEDKLLGVIELASFSRFSDVHLAFFDQFVNTIGVAINTIIANSRTESLLGESQRLAVQLQDRSDELQLQQAELQRSNAELEEKAALLATSSQYKSEFLANMSHELRTPLNSLLILARLLSDNPDGHLSDQEVQFATTIHRSGSDLLQLINDILDLSKIEAGRMDVRPKKLPLIKLLDYVHATFRPLTLDRGLAFEVAVGEGVPREMYSDEQRLQQILRNLLSNAIKFTAAGRVELRVSRVKDPEHRYTREKNDDVIAFAVSDTGIGIAPEKLPVIFEAFQQADGTTNRKYGGTGLGLSISREIAGLLGGRIIAESMPGRGSTFTLYVPVVSPGHSATEPGAEEQALTMPEQLSSEPYTVHDQDDSWPAPTKLEAWKAGRAGQVLPGRRVLIVDDDIRNVFALTHVLGRVGMPVLYAENGREGIETLERNPDVQLVLMDIMMPEMDGYETISAIRRTPRWAGLPIVALTAKAMPGDREKSIARGANDYVPKPVDVDQLLTVVCALLDPESTDAEQQGLSVATGAAEPVGSGAPESVVSEEPTVPPATQ; encoded by the coding sequence ATGAGTGAGAACAGTGCTACGCATGTGCTCGAAGACGGACAGATTCGGGCATCAGACCTGCGTCCCCTGCTCGCCGCCATGACCGCCGCCCGAGACGGCGACTTCAGCAAGGTGCCCGAATCCGGCCACGGGATGGTGGCCGAGCTGGTCACCGTGTTCAACCAGATCCTGGACCGCAGCCTGCACTTCAACTCGGAGGCGCAGCGCGTCCGCCGGGAGCTCGTACGGCACGGCCGGCTCGACGAGCGGCTCTCCGCGAGCCCGGGCCAGGGCCACTGGACGACCCGGGTCAACGACGTGAACCAACTGCTGGACGCGCTCGTCGCGCCGGCGGCCAACGCGACACGCGTGCTCGACGCGGTGGCGGGCGGCGACCTGACCCAGCGCGTCGACCTGCACGACGGCAACCGTCAGCTGCGGGGCGATCTGCGCCGGTTGGGGCGGACGGTCAACAAGATGGTCGATCAGCTGTCCCTCTTCACCGGCGAGGTGACCCGGGTGGCCCGCGAGGTCGGCACGGAGGGCCGGCTCGGTGGCCGCGCCAAGGTGACGGGCCTGTCGGGCAGTTGGCGGGACGTGACCGAGGCGGTCAACACGATGGCGTCCCGGCTGACCGCCCAGGTCCGTGACATCGCCCTGGTCACCACGGCGGTGGCGCGCGGCGACCTGACCCGCACGGTCACGGTCGAGGCGACCGGTGAGCTGCTCGAACTGAAGCTGACCGTGAACACGATGGTCGACCAGCTCTCCGCCTTCGCCGACGAGGTCACGCGAGTGGCCCGCGAGGTGGGTACGGAAGGCCAGTTGGGCGGCCGGGCGCAGGTGCGCGGTGTGTCCGGGGTCTGGAAGGACCTCACCGACAACGTCAACTTCATGGCCTCGAACCTCACTTCGCAGGTCCGCAACATCGCCCAGGTCACCACCGCCGTGGCCAACGGCGACCTGAGCCAGAAGATCACGGTCGACGCGCAGGGCGAGATCCTGGAGCTGAAGTCCACCATCAACACGATGGTCGACCAGCTCTCCGCCTTCGCCGACGAGGTCACCCGCGTCGCCCGCGAGGTGGGTACGGAAGGAAACCTGGGGGGCCGGGCCCAGGTCCGCGGGGTGTCCGGCGTCTGGAAGGACCTCACCGACAACGTCAACTTCATGGCGGACAACCTGACTTCGCAGGTCCGCAATATCGCGCTCGTCTCCACCGCCGTGGCCCAGGGCGACCTCGGCAAGAAGATCACCGTGGAGGCGAAGGGCGAGATCCTGGAGCTGAAGTCGACCATCAACACCATGGTCGACCAGCTCTCCGCCTTCGCCGACGAGGTCACCCGCGTCGCCCGCGAGGTCGGCACCGAAGGGAACCTCGGCGGTCAGGCCCAGGTCCGCGGGGTGTCCGGCGTCTGGAAAGACCTCACCGACAACGTCAACTTCATGGCCCTGAACCTGACTTCACAGGTGCGGAACATCGCCCAGGTGACGACGGCCGTGGCCAACGGCAACCTCGGCAAGAAGATCACGGTCGACGCACGCGGTGAGATCCTGGAGCTGAAGGACACCGTCAACACGATGGTGGACCAGCTGCGCGCCTTCGCCGACGAGGTGACCCGCGTGGCCCGCGAGGTCGGCACCGACGGACGGCTCGGCGGCCGCGCCCAGGTCCTCGGCGTGTCCGGCGTCTGGCGGGACCTCACCGACAACGTCAACTACATGGCGGACAACCTGACTTCACAGGTCCGCAACATCGCGCAGGTCGCGACCGCCGTGGCCCAGGGAGACCTCTCCAAGAAGATCGACGTGGACGCGCGCGGAGAGATCCTGGAGCTGAAGACCACGATCAACACGATGGTGGACACGCTGTCGTCGTTCTCGTCCGAGGTCACACGAGTGGCCCGCGAGGTGGGCTCCGAGGGCCAACTCGGCGGCCAGGCACGGGTGGAGGGCGTGTACGGCACCTGGAAGCGCCTGACGACGAACGTGAACGAGCTGGCGTCCAACCTCACCACCCAGGTCCGCGCGATCGCCGAGGTGGCGTCCGCGGTGGCCCAGGGCGACATGTCCCGCTCCATCACGGTGGAGACGCAGGGCGAGGTCGCCGAGCTGAAGGACAACATCAACCTGATGGTGGCCAACCTCCGCGAGACGACCCGCGCGAAGGACTGGCTGGAGTCGAACCTCGCCCGGCTCGCCGCCCTGATGCAGGGCCACCGGGACCTGATGGAGGTCGCCGACCTGATCCTGCGCGAGCTGACCCCGCTGGTGAACGCGCAGTACGGCGCCTTCTTCCTGGCCGACCCGGAGGAGGACGGCGCCTCGCTGCACACGGCCGTGCCCACCAAGGGACTCGCCTTCATCGCCGGATACGGCTCGGCGCAGGGTGCGACGGTCGACACGGGCAGCATGCCGGTGCACGGTCTCGTACGGCAGGCCGCGCGCGAGAAGAAGCGGATCCTGGTGGAGGAGGCCCCGCCGGACTACATCAAGATCAACAGCGGTCTGGGCGAGGCGGCGCCCGCGAGTGTCGTCATCATCCCGATCCCGTTCGAGGACAAGCTGCTCGGCGTGATCGAGCTCGCCTCGTTCTCCCGCTTCTCCGACGTGCACCTGGCGTTCTTCGACCAGTTCGTGAACACCATCGGCGTCGCGATCAACACCATCATCGCCAACTCCCGTACGGAGTCACTGCTGGGCGAGTCGCAGCGCCTGGCCGTCCAGCTCCAGGACCGCTCGGACGAACTCCAGCTGCAACAGGCCGAGTTGCAGCGCTCCAACGCCGAACTGGAAGAGAAGGCAGCGCTGTTGGCCACCAGCTCCCAGTACAAGTCGGAGTTCCTGGCGAACATGTCGCACGAACTGCGCACCCCCCTCAACTCGCTGCTGATCCTGGCCCGGCTGCTCTCCGACAACCCGGACGGTCATCTCTCCGACCAGGAGGTGCAGTTCGCGACGACGATCCACCGCTCGGGCTCCGACCTCCTCCAGCTGATCAACGACATCCTCGACCTGTCGAAGATCGAGGCAGGCCGGATGGACGTACGCCCGAAGAAGCTGCCTCTGATCAAGCTGCTCGACTACGTCCACGCCACGTTCCGGCCGCTCACACTGGACCGGGGGCTCGCCTTCGAGGTGGCGGTCGGCGAGGGCGTACCGCGCGAGATGTACTCGGACGAGCAGCGGCTCCAGCAGATCCTGCGCAATCTGCTCTCCAACGCGATCAAGTTCACCGCGGCGGGCCGGGTCGAACTGCGCGTCAGCCGCGTCAAGGACCCCGAGCACCGCTACACCCGCGAGAAGAACGACGACGTGATCGCCTTCGCGGTCTCCGACACCGGCATCGGCATCGCCCCCGAGAAACTCCCGGTGATCTTCGAGGCGTTCCAGCAGGCCGATGGCACGACGAACCGCAAGTACGGCGGCACGGGCCTCGGCCTGTCCATCAGCCGGGAGATCGCGGGCCTGCTGGGCGGCCGCATCATCGCCGAGAGCATGCCCGGCAGGGGTTCCACCTTCACCCTGTACGTGCCGGTCGTCAGCCCCGGGCACTCGGCGACCGAGCCGGGCGCCGAGGAGCAGGCCCTGACCATGCCCGAGCAGCTGTCCTCCGAGCCGTACACCGTTCACGACCAGGACGACAGCTGGCCGGCACCCACCAAACTGGAGGCGTGGAAAGCTGGGCGGGCCGGTCAAGTCCTGCCCGGGCGGCGGGTGTTGATCGTGGACGACGACATCCGCAACGTCTTCGCGCTCACCCACGTACTGGGCCGGGTCGGGATGCCCGTCCTGTACGCGGAGAACGGGCGGGAAGGCATCGAGACACTGGAGCGCAACCCCGACGTCCAGCTCGTACTGATGGACATCATGATGCCGGAGATGGACGGCTACGAGACCATCTCCGCCATCCGCCGCACCCCGCGCTGGGCCGGACTTCCCATCGTCGCCCTCACCGCCAAGGCGATGCCGGGCGACCGCGAGAAGTCCATCGCGCGCGGTGCGAACGACTACGTACCCAAGCCGGTGGACGTCGATCAACTGCTGACCGTCGTCTGTGCGCTCCTGGACCCCGAGAGCACGGATGCCGAGCAGCAGGGCCTCTCCGTGGCGACCGGCGCAGCGGAACCCGTCGGTTCCGGCGCGCCCGAGTCCGTCGTATCGGAGGAGCCCACCGTCCCGCCGGCAACCCAATGA
- a CDS encoding ATP-binding SpoIIE family protein phosphatase: MSRAPEAPVRPRAVARTSLPGNPFAPGAARRFVRTALAEWTELALPGTEFITDLLVADAMVVVSELVTNAVVHAGTDVELLCRLGRCSEDCPAAAAADSGAVRSAASHDSSRDGPGNDTGDGSGSGSKPGPGPDSGVLVIEVSDHHPARVVREDGAEQPYDTVEYGRGLHLVSALSDAWGITYRTGVKTVWARLPVDGTAAVEEEAEAYDGEHALRRGQRAAEILAPAPRRGMQDQDWRSRGVLSFLAEASDLLAGQLDEDLVAALTGQLLVPRLADWCAVWLEDEAPGRSDGGVVGGPRLARVWHGSENRIEELRRLLEKDPPEPPESDRAGPVPVPWPAEALGARATGGSALAFRLIAGGRPLGTLVIGRAGQTRFPDEITGLVEDLSRRVALAIGAARQYARQATISRVLQRGLLPGAVAEIPGVRSALVYEPCDKGGPSGDFYDLFPAGDGRWCFALGDVQGKGPEAAVVIGLARPWLRLLAREGYEVPDVLDRLNQLLLDDATEAADAAARALVSAGGTGLADEGPQTRFLSLLYGELVPFDGGVHCTVASAGHPLPLLLQPSGAVGEVAQPQTLLGVFEDASYLCGTFELRPGDSLLCVTDGVTERRSGHLQFDDDDGLAAALAGCAGLSAELIAERIRRLVHEFGGKPPEDDLALLVLQAE; encoded by the coding sequence ATGTCCCGTGCTCCTGAGGCGCCAGTGCGCCCGCGGGCGGTGGCACGCACGTCCTTACCGGGCAACCCCTTCGCGCCGGGTGCCGCCCGTCGGTTCGTCCGCACCGCGCTCGCCGAGTGGACCGAACTCGCCCTGCCCGGCACCGAGTTCATCACCGACCTGCTCGTCGCCGACGCCATGGTGGTGGTCAGCGAACTCGTCACGAACGCGGTGGTGCACGCCGGCACGGACGTGGAGCTGCTGTGCCGGCTCGGCCGTTGCTCGGAGGACTGCCCGGCGGCCGCCGCGGCGGACTCGGGGGCCGTACGGTCGGCCGCCTCGCACGACAGCTCGCGCGATGGCCCGGGCAACGACACGGGCGACGGCTCGGGCAGTGGCTCCAAGCCAGGGCCCGGCCCCGATTCAGGCGTCCTCGTCATAGAGGTCTCCGACCACCACCCCGCGCGCGTCGTGCGTGAAGACGGGGCCGAGCAGCCGTACGACACCGTCGAGTACGGGCGGGGCCTGCACCTGGTCTCCGCGCTCTCCGACGCCTGGGGCATCACCTACCGCACCGGCGTCAAGACCGTGTGGGCACGCCTGCCCGTCGACGGGACCGCGGCCGTCGAGGAGGAGGCCGAGGCGTACGACGGCGAACACGCGCTGCGGCGCGGGCAGCGGGCCGCCGAGATCCTCGCCCCCGCACCCCGGCGCGGCATGCAGGACCAGGACTGGCGCAGCCGCGGCGTCCTCTCCTTCCTCGCCGAGGCCTCCGACCTGCTCGCCGGACAGCTCGACGAGGACCTGGTCGCCGCGCTCACCGGGCAGCTGCTCGTACCGCGGCTCGCCGACTGGTGCGCGGTGTGGCTGGAGGACGAGGCCCCGGGCCGCTCCGACGGGGGTGTCGTCGGCGGGCCACGGCTCGCCCGCGTCTGGCACGGCAGCGAGAACCGCATCGAGGAACTGCGCCGGCTCCTGGAGAAGGACCCGCCCGAACCGCCCGAGTCGGACCGCGCGGGCCCCGTGCCCGTACCGTGGCCCGCCGAGGCGCTGGGAGCACGGGCGACCGGCGGATCGGCACTCGCGTTCCGGCTGATCGCGGGCGGCAGACCGCTCGGCACGCTGGTCATCGGCCGGGCCGGGCAGACCCGCTTCCCCGACGAGATCACCGGGCTCGTCGAGGACCTCAGCCGCCGGGTCGCGCTCGCCATCGGCGCGGCCCGGCAGTACGCGCGCCAGGCCACCATCAGCCGCGTACTGCAGCGCGGGCTGCTGCCCGGGGCGGTCGCCGAGATCCCCGGCGTACGCAGCGCGCTCGTCTACGAGCCGTGCGACAAGGGCGGACCCAGCGGGGACTTCTACGATCTCTTCCCCGCCGGGGACGGCCGCTGGTGCTTCGCCCTCGGCGACGTACAGGGCAAAGGGCCCGAGGCGGCCGTGGTGATCGGTCTCGCCCGGCCGTGGCTCCGGCTCCTCGCCCGGGAGGGGTACGAGGTGCCCGACGTCCTCGACCGCCTCAACCAGCTGCTCCTCGACGACGCGACCGAGGCCGCCGACGCGGCCGCCCGGGCCCTGGTGTCCGCGGGCGGCACCGGGCTCGCGGACGAGGGGCCGCAGACCCGCTTCCTCTCCCTCCTCTACGGCGAGCTGGTGCCCTTCGACGGCGGAGTGCACTGCACGGTCGCCTCCGCCGGGCATCCGCTGCCGTTGCTCCTGCAACCGTCCGGGGCGGTCGGCGAGGTGGCCCAGCCGCAGACCCTCCTCGGCGTCTTCGAGGACGCCAGCTACCTCTGCGGAACCTTCGAGCTGCGTCCCGGCGACAGCCTCCTGTGCGTCACGGACGGCGTGACCGAGCGCCGCAGCGGGCACCTGCAGTTCGACGACGACGACGGCCTCGCCGCCGCGCTCGCCGGGTGCGCCGGCCTGAGCGCCGAGCTGATCGCCGAGCGGATCCGCCGGCTCGTGCACGAGTTCGGCGGCAAGCCGCCGGAGGACGACCTGGCGCTGCTGGTGCTGCAGGCGGAGTAG